Proteins co-encoded in one Gossypium arboreum isolate Shixiya-1 chromosome 11, ASM2569848v2, whole genome shotgun sequence genomic window:
- the LOC108477623 gene encoding B3 domain-containing protein LOC_Os12g40080-like isoform X1 yields the protein MDHGDVILCDSSGNTWSAQYRATLGMNGQPYVKLLNGWDAFVRDNNLQVGDVCAFELTNCIDISFQVFIYRSKKADFHGSPAQMEAGITLTRSECLRPVKARETAFHREMKVREKALQRALAFTSENPFFVVVLRPSYVQSHALCISNDFTRKHFKTTLTNVGIALRLSNGKSWPAEYHQRSIGNPNARICNGWRAFVNDNKLKVGDVCVFELVSDAQISFKVIIFQAIADEDTHPLQGVSEEALGLTSQSAKAPLIFRRVVLPLHLKEDCVDIPFRFVEQYFEPNVQKLILQVADRTWPVEITSNPRIRIAKLTSGWIKFARENSLREGDICVYELDTVNNNLLKVSISKYAS from the exons ATGGATCATGGTGATGTCATTCTCTGTGATTCTAGTGGGAATACTTGGTCTGCTCAGTACCGCGCTACTCTAGGAATGAACGGACAACCTTATGTGAAACTCTTAAATGGTTGGGATGCTTTTGTACGCGACAATAACTTACAAGTTGGTGATGTTTGCGCCTTTGAGTTAACCAACTGCATTGACATCTCATTCCAAGTATTCATTTATCGTAGTAAGAAGGCAGATTTTCATGGATCGCCTGCACAAATGGAAGCCGGAATCACATTGACTCGTTCCGAATGCCTGAGACCAGTGAAGGCCCGTGAAACAGCTTTTCACAGAGAGATGAAAGTCCGTGAAAAAGCTCTTCAAAGAGCACTGGCTTTCACATCTGAGAATcccttttttgttgttgttttacgACCATCATATGTTCAGTCTCATGCATTG TGTATATCCAACGATTTCACAAGGAAACATTTCAAGACTACCCTCACCAACGTCGGTATTGCCCTTCGTCTTTCAAATGGGAAATCATGGCCGGCAGAGTACCATCAGCGAAGCATTGGAAATCCAAATGCAAGGATCTGTAATGGTTGGAGGGCTTTTGTTAATGACAATAAATTGAAAGTTGGTGATGTTTGTGTCTTCGAGTTGGTGAGTGACGCTCAAATTTCCTTCAAAGTAATCATTTTCCAGGCTATTGCAGATGAAGATACCCACCCATTACAAG GAGTTAGTGAGGAAGCTTTAGGCTTGACATCACAGTCTGCTAAAGCTCCATTAATCTTCCGACGAGTTGTGCTGCCATTACACCTTAAGGAAGACTGTGTG GATATACCATTTAGATTTGTTGAACAATATTTCGAGCCCAATGTCCAGAAGTTGATACTTCAGGTTGCAGATAGAACATGGCCCGTCGAGATAACAAGCAACCCTCGAATTCGCATAGCTAAATTAACAAGCGGCTGGATCAAATTTGCGAGGGAAAACTCTCTAAGAGAAGGTGATATATGTGTCTATGAGCTGGATACAGTCAACAATAACTTGCTTAAAGTATCCATTTCAAAATATGCTAGTTAA
- the LOC128284305 gene encoding B3 domain-containing transcription factor VRN1-like, with product MTSHHGRVDGYSPEPYHFFKVILESTIRDGKLGIPHKFAKDYGSKLSSPVFFQVPNGEVWELELMKLDGKLWVQNGWRKFTEHYSLELGHFLVFRYQGNCRFHVLIFDKSASEIHYPYANNISTDMTKKPVLQCPRPPKIMRASNNGFSATKGNEKSKALERASSAFKSGNPFFLVFMQPTYVGLHSKVSCLVS from the exons ATGACTTCTCACCATGGTAGAGTCGATGGTTATTCACCAGAACCATACCATTTCTTCAAAGTCATTCTTGAAAGTACCATTCGGGATGGCAAACTT GGAATTCCTCACAAGTTTGCAAAAGATTATGGAAGTAAACTGTCAAGCCCAGTATTCTTTCAGGTTCCAAATGGTGAAGTGTGGGAATTGGAGCTGATGAAACTTGATGGTAAATTGTGGGTTCAAAATGGGTGGCGAAAATTTACTGAGCATTACTCTTTGGAGTTGGGACATTTCTTGGTGTTTAGATACCAAGGGAATTGCCGTTTCCATGTTCTCATATTTGATAAAAGTGCTTCAGAGATTCACTATCCATACGCTAATAACATCTCTACCGACATGACAAAGAAACCAGTGTTGCAATGTCCTCGCCCTCCAAAAATTATGAGAGCTAGTAATAATGGGTTTTCAGCTACAAAGGGAAATGAAAAATCTAAAGCTCTGGAGAGAGCTAGCAGTGCCTTCAAGTCTGGAAACCCATTCTTTTTGGTTTTCATGCAACCAACATATGTTGGTCTTCACTCCAAAGTTAGCTGCCTTGTAAGCTAG
- the LOC108477623 gene encoding B3 domain-containing protein LOC_Os12g40080-like isoform X2, with the protein MDHGDVILCDSSGNTWSAQYRATLGMNGQPYVKLLNGWDAFVRDNNLQVGDVCAFELTNCIDISFQVFIYRSKKADFHGSPAQMEAGITLTRSECLRPVKARETAFHREMKVREKALQRALAFTSENPFFVVVLRPSYVQSHALCISNDFTRKHFKTTLTNVGIALRLSNGKSWPAEYHQRSIGNPNARICNGWRAFVNDNKLKVGDVCVFELVSDAQISFKVIIFQAIADEDTHPLQGVSEEALGLTSQSAKAPLIFRRVVLPLHLKEDCVDIPFRFVEQYFEPNVQKLILQVADRTWPVEITSNPRIRIAKLTSGWIKFARENSLREGGSVEVV; encoded by the exons ATGGATCATGGTGATGTCATTCTCTGTGATTCTAGTGGGAATACTTGGTCTGCTCAGTACCGCGCTACTCTAGGAATGAACGGACAACCTTATGTGAAACTCTTAAATGGTTGGGATGCTTTTGTACGCGACAATAACTTACAAGTTGGTGATGTTTGCGCCTTTGAGTTAACCAACTGCATTGACATCTCATTCCAAGTATTCATTTATCGTAGTAAGAAGGCAGATTTTCATGGATCGCCTGCACAAATGGAAGCCGGAATCACATTGACTCGTTCCGAATGCCTGAGACCAGTGAAGGCCCGTGAAACAGCTTTTCACAGAGAGATGAAAGTCCGTGAAAAAGCTCTTCAAAGAGCACTGGCTTTCACATCTGAGAATcccttttttgttgttgttttacgACCATCATATGTTCAGTCTCATGCATTG TGTATATCCAACGATTTCACAAGGAAACATTTCAAGACTACCCTCACCAACGTCGGTATTGCCCTTCGTCTTTCAAATGGGAAATCATGGCCGGCAGAGTACCATCAGCGAAGCATTGGAAATCCAAATGCAAGGATCTGTAATGGTTGGAGGGCTTTTGTTAATGACAATAAATTGAAAGTTGGTGATGTTTGTGTCTTCGAGTTGGTGAGTGACGCTCAAATTTCCTTCAAAGTAATCATTTTCCAGGCTATTGCAGATGAAGATACCCACCCATTACAAG GAGTTAGTGAGGAAGCTTTAGGCTTGACATCACAGTCTGCTAAAGCTCCATTAATCTTCCGACGAGTTGTGCTGCCATTACACCTTAAGGAAGACTGTGTG GATATACCATTTAGATTTGTTGAACAATATTTCGAGCCCAATGTCCAGAAGTTGATACTTCAGGTTGCAGATAGAACATGGCCCGTCGAGATAACAAGCAACCCTCGAATTCGCATAGCTAAATTAACAAGCGGCTGGATCAAATTTGCGAGGGAAAACTCTCTAAGAGAAG GAGGCTCAGTAGAGGTGGTATAA